One Gossypium arboreum isolate Shixiya-1 chromosome 13, ASM2569848v2, whole genome shotgun sequence genomic window, AAGTTCATATTGTGCCTCTAAATTTGTCTTAATCTTAAAAAATTAACTCTCAAATTTTACAAATGATTTTAATTTGATCctaattttaaagattcaaaaaatatataaaaatacataattattttaaatataataataaatttaaattgtatattaatattaaataataataaaaattcccCACCCCGTCCTTCTCCCTCCTCCTCTCCCCTCCCCTCGACCGTCCCCGGACCCCCGCCCTCCTCATCTCCATCACCGTCCCTATCCGCAGGGTTGTGGTTGGCTTCATTAATAGTAATTGGTaaacttgaaattttgatttcTCACCATCTTAATATAATAAAAGATTTTTTGGTCTATGTGATTAAGCGCCAAGCTTTTTGATGGCTCTGCAGCAGAGAGCGGGAGGGGGTACGGGGGCTGTCGTTGATGGAGGGGAAGGAGAGAGAGAGGGATGaggtgattttattttatttaataatattataaatattaaatttattattatattttttaaaaatatttatttatttttatatatttctttaatttttaataaaattaagataaaattaagattatttataaattttaaagattaatttttataattatgattaaattaatatattaaattttatatatatttataaaatgtttACTTGTTTAATCTAAATCAATCTTTAGGACATGTATTGAATCCGTATACGACTATACTTATTCTATTAGACATTGGTTATAAAAAAgggttaaattttatatatatttataaaatgtttACTTGTTTAATCTAAATCAATCTTTAGGACATGTCTTGAATCCGTAAACGACTATACTTATTCTATTAGACATTGGTTATAAAAAAAGAGttgtttaatccttaaaacatataTAACAGAAATCCTCTTGTATTGTtatttttcaacattagtgaatttttcCTTTTCTGTCCGTAGTTTTTCCCGATGAGGATTTTTCACATAAAATCTACGTGTTCTTATTGATTTACGATCATTTCTATTGTTATTATCATGTAAAGTATAACAAATAAGTTAAGAATAAAATTCTCAATTTAAATGTAACAatcctttgttttatagtaacATTTTCTTTTCTATAAGGGGACATGACATTAGTATTAGTTCTTAATTTATAAATTAAGAGTAGATTTAGATGAACAGTGCGTTTACCTGCGGTTAGTGTAAAATCAACGGTGATGGTGAGATTAAATACTGCAACGATACtatagcgtgagacaaaaagtaaactAAACGCACCGCAACACACCCAATCGTCCATCCAAACCCACCCTAAATATCTTTGAAAtttatgtttaatattttatttctacATCATAAAATTGCATTTTAATGCAAACATATAATCATAAAAATACAATGTCAATGGCAAATAAAAATATTGCTCTAAGGAGCATTGAAGCCACAACTTTCAATTCATtgtaaatcatcaaaaatttattttgtaaattttttacaaaataaattatattattaagggtattttgtgttttatatatttataaataaaaaattactcaTAATGATATGGATAAATTATAccattagttattaaattatgagtaaattTTTGTTTCGGTCACTTAACTAAAaagtttcaatttggtcattgaactatttgaatgttttaatttaagttgttaaattatttaaaagtttttatttaagtcactggttgttaagtttttttttttaaagtttcacCAACGAAATCCAAGTAATGATTCGACGACCGATATGGTGAATCAATACCCATCGACGAGTAGAAGAATATACCAACAAGATAAGCGCAACTTAACAAACAAATGCCTCTAAAacagtaacaaaattaacaataaaacaagagttatacaatatccaaacaataacaataaaataattgtaACATAAGAGTAAAATGGTAGCTAAtgaaaaacaataagaaaatagcaacaaaacaataaaaagaactttttttttcatattcGATTTGGGCCTCCGGCCCATTTTATAAATAGgcatttttttgcccaagcccatttttcatgtttatatttttacccaaatctTCTCACTTTTCGGGCGAACCTTCGGATCGGGTCAGGTGGCCCGACCCATGAATAGGTCTAGTtcttatgtattttaattttttagttcttttatttaaaaattatataaaagtatgaaaacACAAAAAAGccatcaatttaataaaaatttatagtAATAATTTCGTAACCGAGTTGGCACCCAATTAACTCATGACACCAACTTAGTCAAGAgttttattaatagtataaatgTTAAAAACATGTTTCACTAAATGTATTTCACAAAAACTAATCTTTAGGTATAAAGATAAATTTAGTTCTTAAAGTTtacatttttttaatttggtccttattcTATTTTTAGCTAAATTTAACCTCAAGCTTTTAAAAGTTGTTAAATTTGATCATTAACATTTCAAAAGAGTTGAATTACTATTTTAATGGAAAtacaaagttaaaatttttaaacgtaACAACTTGTATGACTACCCACGTTTACTTCatttttttaatatgtttataattttgaaattatttgtCGATGTAGCATATAAGACAAATAATGTCATATTAATATGAAGTACTTGTGGACTGCCAGACATGTTACCATGATAACATTgttaaatgattatggttttagtcaatatttctattaaaaaaaagtaaattgaCACTTTTTGAAAGGGTAAAGCCAAATTTAGTCAAAAAAAGAATAAGAGCCAAATTGACAAAAgatataaatgttgagggttaaatttatcattatgcctATTTTTATCTACTAGTTGCACTACCAATGttaatttacaatttttatattgTTTAAATTATCATTTGGAGCCTGAACTTGATGATTATTTTTCTATTgaggtttaaatttttttaaatttaagttaGACCTCAAACTTGATAATTGTTCATACAGTGGGGCTTGAGCTGCACAACTATTCTCATATTGGGGCTTGaacttttttttatctaaattaatccCTGAACTTGATAATTATTCCTACAATAGCTTgaattttaagattttcaaaaaaaattcataaacTAACTTATATAAAAAGAGTTCAGGTCCAATACGAGAGTAATTGTCAAATTCaaactaaaaaataatttaatccaaaaagaaaagaagaaaattcaACTCAAAATGGAGCTTTCTATCATATCTAATAATCTAATCAATCAGAGTTGTTGGGCCGGCCCATAATTTcccctttacttttttttttctctgttgAAACGCAAGCCTTATTCACGTGCCAATCACTGTCCGTCAGATATGAATCCGAAGGATGTTGTGTAATCCATATAATGTTGGTTTTCTGTTAAAAAGTGGGTTTCGAGAAAACGACACGACAGGCATTAAACCAAGTGGGCTGCTCCAAGCCATTATCACCATTCTTCAATATTTCCTTACCACACAAAATTTTATTTGTCAAATCCTTTTGCTTCATTTGAAGTGATATTCTTCTAACTTTTTTCCCCCCTTTTTcccaattaaaagaaaaacaaaacccCTATACATTATAATCTAAAAGTTTTTTATCTAATTGTCGATTGAGTGTTTGTTCAATTGGTATGGTCATTATTACTATTACGTGAAGACGTAAATTTGAGTGCTTTGAAGtatattatcctcttatttatgagttAGGGAAGAGCTATGAATAGTTCTAAACATTACTTCAGAAAGAGTATATTAAGATAATTTTAGggatttaaattaaaagaaatttggaTAATACTCACACATATTTTTACATAGGATGAGTTTCAAACCTAAACCTTTTAAGATTCGGTACTTTAATTACTGTCATCAAAAAATTaaagaatataaattatttattaaaaataaaataaatatgttcTTAGACCAAATGGTTTCTTTTTGGaacaatttcctttctttttctaaaACAACATTTAGAACTATTCATATCTCtctcaactcataaataggaggataatgcgcttcaacgcACTCAAATGCACATCTTCTTGCATTGACAATAATACTCATACTAATTGAGTTTATACTCAATCAGTTAGACCAACTAGAGTTAAAAATAGTATAGTTGAGTAAtgtaattgtaaatattaaaaataaaatactaaattaaGGCAAGAAAAACATTTTGTTGGGAAAAGTCGAAAAGGTAACCTTATATCATTGGATTTAAGTCCTTTCCTTTCACCATTGATTTATAAAACACCCAATCATCTTACACAAAGAACTTTCAAATATTACTATGAGTTGAagtttttgatatatatatatatatatatatatatattttgaataatTTCGTTATAAATTTTGATCATACCTATTTTTTTACGTAATGTTTAAAACTATCCATAGTCTCTCCCCAATCTAAAAATAGAAGCGTAATACGCTTCAGTGCATTTAAACCCATGCCCTTTTACATTAACAATAATATCCATACCAATCAAATTAAGACTCAATCGTCTTatctttaaattatatttaaaaattttaaaaatatcatttataaaataaaacttttcaCTATCCGTAtactaaataattatttttaatgtactATTACAAAATTTCATGGAGGGGATAAGAAAATGCCCCATCAATCCCCAAACTTAACTTTTATTGTGAAAGTTTTTTCTTTCAATCACATGAAAGTCTCATCTTTATCTTATGAACTATCATATCTCAACCAAACCACtcccataaatatttataatggtgCCCCATCTACAATTATTTCTAGCCCCACTTCCATAATAtataaacaaaacaaatataatttcttttattatcttttcaaatatttaattaatgtttCTTTATGTCATTCTAAGATTGATGATATTACCTCATGTTGAATTACTTGATGTCTATGTTTGAAGGTAAAACTCGACGACGCTCAGTCTCCTAGCTTTGCTAATAGCTTAACTCGGCCTTACTAAAATATCTTTTCACAATAAGTGGGCCTACACAATCCTTAAAAAATATATGAGAAGAGTTTCTGTCAACATCTATCAATCTATCACCTTCTTAGGCGTAGTGACACTTCACCTAGTCTTCTTTCATAATCTCCTCATATAGACTTCTGTAGTGTTTCTAGCCGACATCCACCGTTCTACCCCTTACACTTACGAGGTAGGGTGCTTGATGGTTGGGACCCAAGCCAAGTTTGCCTCATTCTATAAATACCATCCTCTAACATCAATTCAGACACAATAGAGGAAAAAGAGAACCTAACTACCTCATTGACAACATTTTGCTCAAACATCATCCTAGCTCAAACAAAATGTTATCTTTAGTGGTTCTCTATACTACCCATGATGTGAAATGTTAGTTTTGATATTCCAAACTTTTGATATAACAATATTTAAGatatattttattactaaatCGTTTAGTATTTAAACATTTTCAACTCCAACACTTTATAAAACTTAATTGTTATACTCTCAGAAAGTTATCACCAAGAGCAAGATGACCAAGATGTCACATGTTATCCGGACTAAGGTGAATCCATACATCGGGATTGAAATGATATGGTAGATGCTTACCATCcctcattttcttttattaaatttaggtAACATCATTTTGTTTGTTCAATTGATACTAAGTGTATTTTTTTATAGTTCAAAATGTCTCAAtagaaaatttaatataaaatttttaatggtaTTAACAAtcgacttaaattttaaaattagaaagaTAAAAAGCTTAATCCtttggaaataaaaataaatgttttaaaagcaTGAATAGTGTACAACTTAAAAAGCATATTTTAACTTGGAAATTCATATAACTTATTAACAAATTtaatgaaatattaaaaattttaattatttatatctgtaTTTATCCTATAATAAAAATGGTAATTGAGTTTGagatttgaaaaaggaaatcaaagATAAATCCTTTATGATATATTAAGGTGGGTTTGAATGGGCGCGTGGTGTGTTGATCTGCGATTAGTGTAAAAACAACGGTGGCGATGAGAATAAATACTGTaacgtgagacaaaaagtaagctaaatgcACTGTACCCGACCACACCGCACCCCACCGCCCACCAAGCTTACCCTAAATGTGGCATTCACTATATAACATTGTTGAAAAGAATAGTTAAGAATCttgaatataaattattaaaaacggatatgaaaaataaaagaaaaatgggaTTCagcatcaaatatttattttagaaaaagGAAATTGATTCATGTTTGTTTTTAACTTGGGGCATTCGTGTTGTTAGCACGAAGTATCTAAATAATAGACCATACACTGTTTCCTGCTATTAAAACCTAAGAAAAATACTAATATCTATACCTTACTGTTTAAAACGTTAGAGCCTATTTAAATGCAAATTTGACAaggaagaaaagacattgaagtTAAAGCCTTGAAAAAAGTATAGTTTGGGTGAGTCTAATTTGAAGCAATGAGGGGTCACGAACCACGTTCCACTTCTTCTTGTGCAGCTTGCAAGCTCTTGAAAAGGAGGTGCAGTCCCAACTGTATCTTCGCACCCTATTTCCGATCCGACGAGGCGAAGAAATTCGCCAAAGTCCACAAGGTTTTTGGTGCTAGCAATGTAAGCAAGATCTTGGTTGAAGTGCCTGAAGAACAGCGCGAAGACACGGTGAACTCCTTGGCGTTTGAGGCTGAGGCAAGGCTTAGAGACCCTGTCCATGGTTGCATTGGTGCCATAGCTTTGTTGCAAAGGAAGATGATCCAACTGCAACACGATTTAGCCCTTGCTAGAGCATGTTTGGCTCGGTATGTCGCAACTCCTTCCGTTATCTTCAGTTCCGATGATCATCATCGGGTTATCACCGGACCTTTCGATGATTTCCCGGTTGATTGCGGAGTATCTTTCGGCAGTTTTAACCAGAATATTTCATATGAATTGAATCAAGAAGCAAATATGTATGATTTTAGCCAAAttccatatatataaatattttctgTCTTCCTTGAATCTGTTATTCTATGTCCTCAATATCAAATCTTGAATTAATATCGGAAATCAGAAAGGGTTTGGTGTAAATGGTATATTTAAAAGAGTGGGCATATTTGAAAGGACAAAGTGAAATTGAAAGTGTAAGCCAAAATCTCCAAAATGTAGGGCAGAGTGGTGGCTTCATTTCGGATAACTCTCCTGCCAAATCAAACAAGCATCACATGCTCTTGTTCACAAGCTTTGGCCTATGAATTATTACTCTCAAGTCATATGATATCCCATCCTatcttaaaaaaaatatattttttaattttaatactgATAGATATCATTATTAGTGTGTTTCGAGATATCGTTTTGAATTTActaatatttttcaatattattttcatatgtagAATAATATGTATTATTTTCTTGtacatgcaaataaaattttagagtTTAGGATTGAAACTAGAATTTGATCCACAAGTTCACCTGTGCGGTAGTGTGTGGGTATGTGAATGAGTTTGATAttgtattgtataaaaaaaacccaaattttttaaacattatataaataaataaaaaatactttaTAATACGATAAATTATTATATCAAGCTTAATTATGATAAGCCAGGAAAGTATTTGGgattctaagttttccaaaacaATGATTGATAAGTTGGAAAACAAGTTAGCAAGTTGGAAGCACAATCCCTTGAGGTCAAGGGTGGGCAAACACTAATTAACTCAAAGACTCTAGCTCATATGTGTAACCCATGGCCTACTTTAAAGCTTTGGCCAACATTTGCGGTAAGATAGATGGAATAGTAGGAGATTTCTAGTGGGGATCAAATTTAAGAAAGAGGAAGATGTACTTGGATAAATAGAGTGATATTTGCTTACCCAAGGACATGGGAGGGCTAGGTTTTAGACAAGCTCACCGAATGAACGAAGCTTTATTAGCAAGACAAGCCTGGCACATCAGTACGAGGAGCTCATGGTTGCTTCATGAAACTATGGTGAAGAAATGTTGTGTTAAGAAGCCGTTGATGTTATTTAAGCCAAAACTATGTGAAAAAGCATCCTAAAAAGTTGGTGAATAAATAGTGGCAAAGGAGAGTTACTACTATTGATGAACGATGTCTTCTTGATATAGAGAATTATGACCATATATTCTTGAAATGTTAATTTGCGAGAGAATTGTGATTTGGATTTGAGTATGGTTTAAGGATTTTCGAATTGGATTTATCCAATATTACAGAGTAGATCAAAAAATGAATCGTATGTAAAagttcaaatgaaattgaatgaGAAATGGTGATTGTTTTGACTCCTACATTTTTTGGTGCTATAGGAATAGTCTTTTAAAATGTACTCATGAAAAACGAATGCTCGAGACAAAAAGGAAGAACAATTAAAAATAGTACAAACGAACTAAGAATTAATACAATTCAATCTAAAGCACATAATTACAcataataaattgaattaaaactcATATATAACAATTGCATGAAAATCGATACATATAATTACACGTGATAAGtattaaaactttatttgcttTTGACATTAAACCATCATTTATAACACATACCCCTCCCCTGAAAAAAACTAGAGTGGTAGATAAACAAGATTTCATTACTACAACTAGAGAAACAACTAATTTATGTACAATAAGATGCATGTTATCCCCATTAAACCAGCAATTTCACTTCATCTTTGTGGTTGGATCATTAGATGGATACATCATAGTTAGTTGAAACAAAAGAAGATATTATAGTCACATGGATTATCAGACTCAGCTTCTATTCTCAGATTTCTGTTTCTTCCCTGTATTTAATGCATGCAAAGGAGAACTTATAATACGAGtcagatttattttattttaaagagTAAATTAATCATTTATGTTAAAAATTCATCTACGTATACGGTTAAAAATTAGAGTGACTAATAAAATAATCAAGTAGTGACATGCAACAAGTAACGTacgaaattaattaattttcaaaagtaGAAATGAATAATTTTTTTAGCGAAAAAAATTACCAAACCACCATCGTATTTTTACCTAGTCAAACCATCTATAAACCATCAAAAGCACTGATCCTATTTCATTGATCATCAAAATTCAATTTTTAGTCAAAGGAAGTAAAATTTAAACATGGGTATAGTAAATGAAGCAAATTTATAAGAGCTGAGCAATTGAAATGCTTTTCCCGCTTTGATTTCTCCATTTCCAACTGAGCACCCACAAGCATCTTCATTCTTTGAAACTCCAcatctttagtgaactcaattcTCTGTTTCTCGAGTTCCATCATTTGATGTTGCTTCCAGCTCTTGATTCTCTCATAGATCTCTCTGAATTTCAAAATCGATCTCGCTAATTCACTAAAACTAGCTTCATTGGATAATCCAACATCCTCCAACCGCCGATGACTCTCCGTCGACTTTACCCCCGATTTCGATTTGGATTTGAGCATGAAAGTAAAGCCGGTAAGCTTTTTATCACCACCGATGAGAGAATCCATGCGATTAAAAACCAGCCATCTCAAAGGTGGCGGTTTAGTTCTTTCCACCTCGTATTTTTTCTTCAAGGTGTCGATCCGGTTCTTGCACTAGACATCGGTTTTCTTAGGCTTAACGCCGTTTTGACAGGAGTTAACTGTGTCAGCAACTTCTTGCAAGTCATTTCGACGGAGTTTACCTCTGTTAAGTCTTGAAAAACAGTCACCCCATGCCTTGATAAACGTAGCCGTGGCTCCCGGCCGCCACCAACAGAGGAGTGGGTGTTGAGAGAGTTTATGGTAAGAAGCAGTTAAGGTTTTTGGGGGGTGAGATGGAGGGTGgatgaagataaaagaggaagaggAATGAATTGAGGAGAAGCACAGCAGAGGATCGGCCGTGCATTTTCTTTAGGTGATCGGCGGTGACGTTAACTCTCCCTTGTTGGGGTTAGAGTTGGGACGTGATGGAATGGGGTGTTGTCTATTATCTCAATCGTACGTCCATGTTATTATCCTATGGCATTCCTCTGCTCTTCAAGTGAATTTCTTAGAATTTGTaatttcgaacaaaattttcttttttttagcaagaacaaatttttataatttaattttaaatgcatttatttgaaattttacataataacatatatattattCAATGCTTAAATAAAGCTTAATCATTCAATATGAAGTAAAGATGAAAACTAGCTTAAcaattattagtatttattagtaaaattaaaattttcttttagttttttcaCTAGTTCAGAATGAATATGAACATATAGTTGTTCAAGTTCAAATGAATTTGGACAACTTTTTATTCCGATTCCTCCTGTATgcgcatttttattattttctttaatgtTTCCATTCCCCACGCTAGTGCAATTAACAATCAAATCGATGAACTTACGGTTATCATTAACGAAAGGGCACAAGTATGCATACAGCAATGACCCCTACAACATTCAACTCAATTAATTGATTGAATGGATGCAAATCATTAATCATCCAACCAAGCAAAAGGCTAAGGCAAAGAATAGATGCAAAGTCCCTCAAAacattttcatcattttacaaAACTAATTACATTCCATTGGGGGCAAGAAACTGATTTGGTTGTTTCTCGAGGTCATTTGAATTCATCCCAATCAAATGGGGAAGACCCCAAAATCAAATCCACTAATCGACCTTTTCTTCATCAATCCCTCTTTAGGCATAAATAAATATAGGTGCTCAATTGATTCTAGGCTTTTCCTATCAAAAGAATATGACCTTTTCTGAACCATACCCAAAAACACCATAAGCATTGTGAAACAAAGAGAAAATAAACTATATTTGCAGCACTTAACAAAGACACCCATCACAAAGCTAACATCAAAAAAGATAAGCATTTAGTTCTAAAAAGAAAACATTGTTCATGTAGATGAAAATAGGGTTCAACAAAAATACAAAACTAAaccataaaaattataaagataaatCTCAAATCCTTTAACAAAAAAGAAAGTACCCATCAAGCAACATTAGGCTACTTAGATCTTTGTCTCATCTTTCTTCTCTTCCTCTTCAAACGCCTCATACGCTTCTTCTTCCACTGTAATTaccaaaagagaaaaataaataaatataaccaTCAGTTTTTCAATGAGAAAGAATCAATGAAAAGAACAGAGAGATGTGTAGATTCTTTTTACCTTAGCTCTCATGGTGAAAAGGGTTCGAAATTCGTTTCCTTTTGCAGTCTCAGGATCGGGTATCTTCTAGAGAGCACGCGGCGAGAATTGAAGGAAGAACACTCTCATTTGAGATCATATATATCGAATAGCTAAACCCTAGAAGCCTCAATAGTGCGGTTTGGTAAGTGTTGGGGAATTGGGCTCTGAGATTATATTGGGTTAATGGAATCTAACCAGATTTCAGCCCAAAATAAAATGTGTTTTTAGAACTGGTTAGGTCACCGATTTTCGGCCCATTtggtttaaattaaataaattataaaaataaaaaaattttacaattttcaattcaACCATCTATTCaactaattttttaa contains:
- the LOC108465713 gene encoding LOB domain-containing protein 21-like, with translation MRGHEPRSTSSCAACKLLKRRCSPNCIFAPYFRSDEAKKFAKVHKVFGASNVSKILVEVPEEQREDTVNSLAFEAEARLRDPVHGCIGAIALLQRKMIQLQHDLALARACLARYVATPSVIFSSDDHHRVITGPFDDFPVDCGVSFGSFNQNISYELNQEANMYDFSQIPYI